AACTTCAATCGTGGTCAGTACGGCAAGCCGGAGCTCGGTGAGCGCCAGGCGCCGTTGACCGCGCAGATTGGCATGTACTGGCTGTACTTCAAGTGGCAGTGGTTGCGCGACGCCTATCAGGAGAACCCGGGGCTGCAGAATGGCCTTGCGGTGTTCTATTTCATTTTGTGTATCCTCGGTGGCTGGATGCACTTCAAGAAGGATCGACGCAGCTTCTGGTTCTTCGGTCCACTCATCGGCACGATGACGTTCGGACTGATCTTCTACCTGAATTTCAAGTACGGCCACAGTCAGGCACTGGAGCTCGGCGAATCCGTGCCACGTGAGGTACGCGATCGAGACTACTTCTACCTGTGGAGTTTCTCGGCGCTCAGCGTGTGGGCCGCGCTGGGACTCATCTACCTGTGGGAAACGGTCGCGAGCCTCTTTGGCGCCGATGAAGTGAAGCTCGGTCGCGAGACGGTCGTGGAGCCGCGCACCCGCAGCTTCCTGCTGGCGTCACCGTTGCTGGCCGTCGCGTTCATCCCGCTGGTCGGTAACTGGCAGCAGGCGTCGCGGAACAACCAGACCGATACCACTGATTTCGCGCGCGACTTGCTCAACTCGGTCGAGCCGTACGGCATCCTGATCACCGTCGGCGACAACGACACCTTCCCGCTGTGGTACGCGCAGGAAGTCGAAGGCATCCGCAAGGATGTCATCGTGGCCAATACGTCGCTGCTCAACACCGACTGGTATACGCGTCAGCTGATCCGTCGCCCGGTGTACGAGTACGACGCCGCCAAGGGTCCCGAGATCTACCGCAGCCAGCAGTGGAAGAAGCCGGTTGGTCCGCCGGTGAAGATGACGTTCGACGAAGCCGACGCCTTGCCGCTCGCCATTCAAACGCCGCCGAACGCCGCGTTCCAGAAGGGCGACATCATTGCCGCGCCGCGCTCGCCGCAGCTCATGCGCGCGGATCAGCTGGTGTATTTCATGATCCGCGACACGTATCCCGACCGGCCGATCTACTTCAGCCGCACCGCCGGCGGATACCCGTACGAACTGGGCCTCGAGCGCTACGTGCTCACGCAGGGCATGGCCAAGAAGCTCGTGAGCCAGCAGATCATTCCGGGGCGCGACACCGTGCTCATTCAGGGTGAAGGCATGGTCGACGTGAAGCGCTCGTACGACCTGTGGACGAAAGTGTTCACGGCCACGAAGTCGCTGGCCGCCCGCAAGGGCTGGGTAGACGATGCGTCGGTCGGCATTCCGGATCTGTACGTGATCAGCGGCGTCACGCTGGCCGAAGCGCTGGCGCAGACCGGTCAGGTGGCCCGCTCCGACTCGGTGTATCAGCAGTCGAAGGGCATCGCGACGGCCATGCGCCGCGCGCAGGTGTTCGGCTTCGATCGTCAGCCGGCGTTGCCGGTGATGCCGGGCGCCGACGTGGGTCCGCAGCAGCAGTTGCTGGTGCCGCAGACCAAGCCCGACTCCAAGTAAGCCACATTGCTCTGTCGAAGGCCGGGGATCAACGACATGTTGATCCCCGTCTCGTTTCCCACCTCAGGAGTCTGCCCGTGCGTCGCTCCCGTTTTGTGTCTGGCTTGTCCGTGGGCCTCTCGATGGCAGCGGCCGCTGCGTTGTCCGCGATGCCCACGTGGGTCGCCGCGCAGCAGCCGCCGGCCACGCAGCCGCCGCGTCCGCCCGCCGGCTTTCGCGGCGGCACGCAGATCAAGCCCGGCGAAGACTGCCCCGCCGGCATGACGGAAATCCGTCCGAACAACTGCCTCGCGCCGGCGTCACCGCCGCCGACCATTGTGGACTATCGCCCCAAGTCCACGTTGATCGTGCCGGCGGCCGGCATGAAGTGGAAGGCCAAGTATCCGGTCGTCGATTTCCATGGCCATCCGTCGGGACTGCTCGGCAACGCCGACGGCATCGCACGTCTCGGGGCCTCCATGGACTCGGTGAACGTGCGGCTCATGATCGCCGCCGACAACGTGAGCGGTGACCGGCTCACGCGCACGATGGAGCTGGTGAACGGGTCGCCGACCATGAAGGACCGCGTGCGGTTGCTGACCGGCGTCAACCTGAACGGCGTCGGCCCGGGCTGGGCGGCCAAGGCCGTGGCGCAGCTCGAAGCCGACGTGAAAGGCGGCGCAGTCGGTATCGGCGAAATCGGCAAGGGCTTCGGCTTGAGCACGAAGAAGGCCGACGGCACGCGCTTGCGGCTCAACGACCCCGATCTCGATCCGATCTGGGAAGCGGCCGCGCGTCTCAAGTTGCCGGTGTTCATTCACACCGCCGACCCACAGGAGTTCTTCCGCGAGGTCGACAACACCAACGAACGGTGGCTCGAGCTCACGCTCTTCCCGGAGCGGCTGTATCCGCAGGACAAGTATCCGAGCTTCAACCAGCTCATGGCCGAGCGCGACAGTCTGTTCCTGCGCCACCCGAAGACGACGTTCGTGGCCGCGCACCTGGGCTGGCACGCCAACGATCTCGGTCGATTGGGACGCATGTTCGACAAGATGCCGAACGTGCTCGCCGAAGTGGGCGCGGTGTTGTACGACATCGGCCGTCAGCCGCGTAGCGCGCATGACTTCTTCATCAAGTATCAGGACCGCCTGCTCTTCGGCAAAGACTCGTTTCAGCCCGAAGAGTATCCGTACTACTGGCGCGTGTTCGAAACGCGTGACGACTACTTCGACTACTACCGCGACTATCACGCCTTCTGGAAGCTGTACGGCATCGACTTGCCGGACGTCGTACTGAAGAAGGTGTACTACCAGAACGCCCTGCGCATTATGCCGGCCATTCAGATTCCGGGCTGGCCGAAGTAAGAGGTGTGTTTCGGCCTAGTTCCGGAAAAAGATCACGCAGAGTCGCAGAGAGCGCAGAGGCGCAGAGAACAAAATTGTCTTCTCTGCGCCTCTGCGCTCTCTGCGACTCTGCGTTTTCGGTTCAATGACCCTGCCCCAACACCGACGCCGCGATCGCATCGAGTCCGCCGCGCATCGGATCGCACACCGGTACGCCTAACTCCGTCGAGACACACTCGGCGTACGTACGCCACTCCTCATCAGACAGCGTCGAGGAATTTATGCTCACCCCCGCCAGTCGCACGTTGCGGTTGGTGACACGAGCGGCGGTGAGATACTGCGCCACTGCGTCGGCCAGCGGCGGGATGGGATGATTTGGGCGGTACTCGATGGTGAGCCGCGAGGGGTCGTGGCAGAGTACGATGCAGTCGGGCTGCGAACCGTGCAGCAGCCCCAGCGTAACGCCCGCGTATGCCGGATGAAACAACGAACCCTGCCCTTCGATCACATCCCAGTGATCGGGCGCGTTGTCGGGCGACAACAGCTCGGCCGCGCCGGCAATGAAGTCGGCCACCACCGCGTCGATCGCGATGCCTTGTCCGGCGATCATGATGCCCGTTTGTCCGGTGGCGCGGAACGTGGCCTTGGCCCCGCGTGCGCGCAGCGCGTTGGTGAGCGACAGCGCCGTGTACTTCTTGCCCAGCGCGCAGTCGGTGCCCACGGTGGCCACGCGCATACCCGTGCGCTTGTTCCCCGTGCCGGCGGGAAAGGTGGCATCGCTATGGCGCACATCCATGAGGCGCACGCCGTGCCGCTGTGCGGCGGCAAGGAGACTCGGAAACGACGTCAGTCGCGTGTGCATCCCGCTCACGATGTCGAGGCCGCTGGCGATCGCTGCGTCCAAGTCGGGGAGCCAACTGTCGGGCACGCGTCCGCCCACCGAGGCGATGCCGATCACCAGACTGCCGGCGCCGCGCGCGGCGGCATCGGCGGGCGACAATCTGGGGAGCCCCACGCTGACCGTCGCCTGCGGCAGGCTCCACTCGCCGATCACGTCATCGGGGCACCAGTCGCGCAGCCCGCAGGCGGTCTTGGCGTCGGTGGGGTGCGTAGAGTCGCCGAGGTACAGGAGGTACGGTTTGCGGAGTTCGGGCATGGCGTGCACTCGCGGGCGGTGGAGTGGAATCGCTAGTCGTGCGTGCGCATGATCGACGCTACGAAGGAACACGCGCGATCAGCACGAAAAGTCCCCAGAAGCGGTCGATCTTTTCGCGCGCGACGTTGATGCGCTCAAAGTTGGCACCAGCCACAAGGCGTTGCACAGCGGCCGAAGTGAACGTCTGCGTATGGGCGCGGTCGAAGACGCGCAGGGCGACGTCGAGCGCGCGCATGGTGAGAAAGTCTGCGCACCAATCGACGATGACCAGGCGGCCGCCGGGGGCGAGTACGCGATGCATTTCGCGCAGGGCGCGCGGTGCGTCCTCCATGTAGTGCAAGGCGCTGGTGCTCACGACCGACTGTACGCTCGCATCGGCCAGCGGCAGCGCTTCGCCCGTGCTCTCAACCAGCAGCACCGCGGGAGCAAGTCGGGCGCGGGCGCGGAGCAGCATGCCGACCGTAGCGTCCACCCCGATCAGCCGGGCTGACGGCGCGCGGCGGTGGAGCTGTTCCAGCAGCGCGCCGGTGCCGCAACCCACGTCGAGCAGCCACTCGTTCGGCGTGAGTTCGAGCCGGGAAGCCGCCAGCGCCGTGGAGGCGGCCACGTATCCCTTCCACCGCTGGTCGTAGTGCCCTGCCAGCGCGTCATACTCCCGTTGGACGGCGCGGAGGCTCATGGGCGGCCTGCGTGGCTCAGCACGGCGCCTAGGGGCAAGCGGCGCGGCGAATACATCGAGGAGCCGTTGGGGGTTGCCCGCGCGGGGCTCTCGCCATTTTCTTCACTGAGGTCAGCGGCAGAGATGTCGCGCAAGAGAAGGCGTGGTGGCCGAGTGGTTTAAGGCAGCGGTCTTGAAAACCGCCGAACCTGAAAGGGTTCCGTGAGTTCGAATCTCACCTACGCCGTGTGTACAACGAAAGACGCCCGCGATCGGCATACCGATCGCGGGCGTCTTCTGTTTCGAACAACGCTTACGGCGTAACGACCGCGCGCAGCGTGACCGCCGAGTACGCGGTGTATCCGACCACACGCACGCGCCACGTACCGGAGACGACGTTGGTCGTGATCGTGCACGTCTCATTGGGACCTGCCGTCTCCGCG
This region of Gemmatimonas groenlandica genomic DNA includes:
- a CDS encoding glycosyltransferase family 117 protein; the encoded protein is MTVAATASATAASRPAAAMSAGAAELDYRPSYLAAGIAGLVVFLLYLVTLAPTTSMWDTSEYIAAAYVLGIPHPPGNPFFVLIGRVFAILPIAPTVAMRINVLAALSSAVSAGLWFLITERVLVQWMPRRWQRIAGGALAALIGATAFTVWNQSVVNEKVYTVSLVGLAIICWLTVRWCDDPEGPVADRLLVLVAYLLGLGYANHMAGMLAAPAVGLAVLIRRPSSILRWKLLVACGAALVFGMTPFATQPIRAAHFPAINEGEPTGCVTELKMDCTFSALTYDRFMYNFNRGQYGKPELGERQAPLTAQIGMYWLYFKWQWLRDAYQENPGLQNGLAVFYFILCILGGWMHFKKDRRSFWFFGPLIGTMTFGLIFYLNFKYGHSQALELGESVPREVRDRDYFYLWSFSALSVWAALGLIYLWETVASLFGADEVKLGRETVVEPRTRSFLLASPLLAVAFIPLVGNWQQASRNNQTDTTDFARDLLNSVEPYGILITVGDNDTFPLWYAQEVEGIRKDVIVANTSLLNTDWYTRQLIRRPVYEYDAAKGPEIYRSQQWKKPVGPPVKMTFDEADALPLAIQTPPNAAFQKGDIIAAPRSPQLMRADQLVYFMIRDTYPDRPIYFSRTAGGYPYELGLERYVLTQGMAKKLVSQQIIPGRDTVLIQGEGMVDVKRSYDLWTKVFTATKSLAARKGWVDDASVGIPDLYVISGVTLAEALAQTGQVARSDSVYQQSKGIATAMRRAQVFGFDRQPALPVMPGADVGPQQQLLVPQTKPDSK
- a CDS encoding amidohydrolase family protein yields the protein MRRSRFVSGLSVGLSMAAAAALSAMPTWVAAQQPPATQPPRPPAGFRGGTQIKPGEDCPAGMTEIRPNNCLAPASPPPTIVDYRPKSTLIVPAAGMKWKAKYPVVDFHGHPSGLLGNADGIARLGASMDSVNVRLMIAADNVSGDRLTRTMELVNGSPTMKDRVRLLTGVNLNGVGPGWAAKAVAQLEADVKGGAVGIGEIGKGFGLSTKKADGTRLRLNDPDLDPIWEAAARLKLPVFIHTADPQEFFREVDNTNERWLELTLFPERLYPQDKYPSFNQLMAERDSLFLRHPKTTFVAAHLGWHANDLGRLGRMFDKMPNVLAEVGAVLYDIGRQPRSAHDFFIKYQDRLLFGKDSFQPEEYPYYWRVFETRDDYFDYYRDYHAFWKLYGIDLPDVVLKKVYYQNALRIMPAIQIPGWPK
- a CDS encoding DUF1611 domain-containing protein, with protein sequence MPELRKPYLLYLGDSTHPTDAKTACGLRDWCPDDVIGEWSLPQATVSVGLPRLSPADAAARGAGSLVIGIASVGGRVPDSWLPDLDAAIASGLDIVSGMHTRLTSFPSLLAAAQRHGVRLMDVRHSDATFPAGTGNKRTGMRVATVGTDCALGKKYTALSLTNALRARGAKATFRATGQTGIMIAGQGIAIDAVVADFIAGAAELLSPDNAPDHWDVIEGQGSLFHPAYAGVTLGLLHGSQPDCIVLCHDPSRLTIEYRPNHPIPPLADAVAQYLTAARVTNRNVRLAGVSINSSTLSDEEWRTYAECVSTELGVPVCDPMRGGLDAIAASVLGQGH
- a CDS encoding class I SAM-dependent methyltransferase — translated: MSLRAVQREYDALAGHYDQRWKGYVAASTALAASRLELTPNEWLLDVGCGTGALLEQLHRRAPSARLIGVDATVGMLLRARARLAPAVLLVESTGEALPLADASVQSVVSTSALHYMEDAPRALREMHRVLAPGGRLVIVDWCADFLTMRALDVALRVFDRAHTQTFTSAAVQRLVAGANFERINVAREKIDRFWGLFVLIARVPS